A stretch of the Rosa rugosa chromosome 5, drRosRugo1.1, whole genome shotgun sequence genome encodes the following:
- the LOC133709109 gene encoding ribulose-1,5 bisphosphate carboxylase/oxygenase large subunit N-methyltransferase, chloroplastic, which produces MEVTLFALSSSSSTFPSSPLKPKLKNLSSLTKRPTLHLSKKALPFRVTSLSVPQCDTSLPPAVQTFWQWLRDEGVVSAKTLAKPALVPEGMGLVAHRDIARNEVVLEVPKRLWINPDAVSASEIGNVCSGLKPWVSVALFLLREKSRDDSKWRLYFDILPESTNSTVFWSEEELDELQGTQLLSTTIGVKEYVQSEFQKVEQEIILPNKKFFPSPITLDDFFWAFGILRSRAFSCLRGQSLVVIPFADFINHSSSVTTEEHAWEIKGAAGLFSWDYLFTIRSPLSVKAGEQVYIQYDINKSNAELALDYGFIESKANRNAFTLTLQISESDPFYGDKLDIAESNGMGETADFDIFLDCSLPAQMIPYLRLVAIGGTDAFLLESIFRNSVWGFLDLPVSRANEELICRVVRDACKSALSAYPTTLEEDEKLLESKLDPRLEIAVGIRAGEKKVLQHIDGIFKERELELDILEYYQERRLKDLGLSGELGDIIFWEK; this is translated from the exons ATGGAAGTCACTCTGTTCGCTctatcttcttcctcctccactTTCCCCTCCTCTCCTCTCAAACCAAAACTCAAAAACCTCTCCTCCCTAACAAAACGACCAACCCTTCATCTCAGCAAGAAAGCTCTTCCCTTTCGCGTCACCTCACTCTCTGTCCCCCAATGCGATACGTCACTCCCTCCGGCGGTTCAGACCTTCTGGCAGTGGCTCCGGGACGAAGGTGTAGTCTCTGCCAAGACACTTGCAAAACCAGCTTTGGTCCCCGAAGGGATGGGACTCGTGGCTCACAGAGACATTGCGAGAAACGAGGTTGTTTTGGAGGTCCCAAAGAGGCTGTGGATAAACCCGGATGCTGTGTCAGCCTCGGAGATTGGAAATGTGTGCAGTGGTTTGAAGCCTTGGGTGTCTGTGGCTCTGTTTTTGCTCAGAGAGAAGTCTAGGGACGACTCGAAGTGGAGGCTTTACTTTGATATTCTTCCGGAGAGTACTAACTCGACTGTGTTCTG GTCAGAAGAGGAGCTTGATGAGCTTCAAG GAACTCAACTTTTGAGCACAACAATTGGTGTGAAAGAGTATGTGCAGAGTGAGTTTCAGAAAGTGGAACAAGAAATCATCCTTCCTAACAAGAAGTTTTTCCCTTCTCCTATCACATTGGATGACTTCTTTTGGGCATTTGGTATCCTGAGATCTCGGGCATTCTCGTGCCTTCGTGGTCAAAGTCTTGTTGTGATCCCATTCGCCGACTTT attaaCCACAGTTCCAGCGTAACCACAGAAGAGCATGCATGGGAGATCAAAGGAGCAGCAGGTCTTTTCTCTTGGGATTATCTGTTCACTATAAGAAGCCCACTTTCTGTCAAGGCAGGAGAGCAG GTTTACATCCAGTACGATATAAACAAGAGCAATGCTGAGTTAGCTTTGGACTATGGATTCATAGAGTCAAAGGCAAATCGAAATGCGTTTACCTTAACACTGCAGATATCAGAGTCAGACCCATTTTATGGGGACAAGCTGGACATTGCTGAGTCAAATGGTATGGGTGAGACTGCAGACTTCGACATATTTTTGGACTGTTCACTTCCAGCACAAATGATTCCATATCTGCGGCTGGTAGCTATTGGAGGAACCGATGCTTTCCTCTTGGAATCTATATTCAGGAACTCTGTCTGGGGCTTTCTTGACCTGCCTGTAAGCCGTGCCAACGAGGAGCTCATATGCAGAGTAGTCAGAGATGCCTGCAAATCTGCTCTTTCTGCCTATCCCACCACCCTTGAAGAG GATGAAAAGCTACTAGAATCAAAACTGGATCCAAGGCTGGAGATTGCAGTTGGAATCAGAGCAGGGGAGAAGAAGGTGCTGCAACATATCGATGGTATCTTCAAGGAGAGAGAATTAGAACTAGACATATTGGAGTACTACCAAGAAAGAAGGCTCAAGGATCTTGGACTCTCCGGGGAGCTAGGAGACATCATCTTCTGGGAGAAGTAG
- the LOC133709108 gene encoding rhamnogalacturonan I rhamnosyltransferase 1, with the protein MEVRSEGVHVRCDKLPSPRIASSPVIQSPKLPAPAIARTRLQVWFIRLCSSLFVWTCLVQLVAVGEFWSPHLFSNLTNRISQITQIPAQGVLLSPPPLPPARNYTSNGFLRVSCNGGLNQMRAAICDMVTVARLLNLTLVVPELDKTSFWADPSNFEDIFDLRHFIDSLRDEVRIVRRLPKYFSRKYGYKPLEMPPVSWSNEKYYLEQILPLVSKHKVLHFNRTDTRLANNWIPLDLQKLRCRVNFQALKFTPKIESLGYKLVRMLQEKGPFVTLHLRYEMDMLAFSGCTHGCTAEEAEELKRLRYAYPWWREKEIVSEEKRSQGLCPLTPEESALILQALGISKDTQIYIAAGEIYGRDRRLAPLRAAFPRIVKKETLLAPEELQQFQNHSSQMAALDFMVAVASNTFVPTYDGNMAKLVEGHRRYLGFKKSILLDRKKLVELLDMHLNGTLSWNGFALAVRSVHERRMGQPTQRTVIPEKPKEEDYFYANPQECLCMGTNCDDLLSRGNLSKPR; encoded by the exons ATGGAGGTTAGATCTGAGGGTGTCCATGTCCGCTGCGATAAGCTTCCGTCGCCGAGGATTGCGTCGTCGCCGGTGATTCAGTCGCCCAAGCTTCCGGCGCCGGCGATTGCGAGGACGCGGCTGCAGGTGTGGTTCATACGGTTGTGCTCAAGCTTGTTTGTTTGGACTTGTTTGGTTCAGTTGGTGGCGGTTGGGGAGTTTTGGAGTCCGCATTTGTTCTCCAACTTAACCAATCGGATATCCCAAATTACACAGATTCCCGCTCAGGGGGTTCTTCTTTCTCCGCCGCCTCTTCCTCCTGCAA GAAATTATACAAGTAATGGGTTTCTTAGAGTTTCATGCAACGGGGGCTTGAATCAAATGCGTGCTGCG ATTTGTGACATGGTGACTGTTGCTCGGCTTTTAAATCTCACTTTGGTTGTTCCAGAGCTTGATAAGACATCTTTCTGGGCCGATCCTAG TAATTTTGAGGATATATTTGATTTAAGACATTTCATTGATTCACTGAGAGACGAAGTCCGAATTGTCAGAAGACTGCCAAAATACTTTAGTAGGAAATATGGGTATAAACCACTCGAGATGCCTCCTGTTAGTTGGTCAAATGAAAAATACTATCTCGAACAG ATTCTGCCACTTGTTAGCAAGCATAAGGTGCTGCACTTTAACAGAACAGATACACGCTTGGCAAACAATTGGATACCTCTTGATCTTCAGAAACTCAGGTGTCGCGTTAATTTTCAGGCGCTGAAGTTCACTCCAAAGATTGAGTCTTTGGGTTACAAATTGGTTCGTATGCTTCAAGAAAAGGGACCTTTCGTGACTTTGCATCTAAGGTATGAGATGGACATGCTGGCTTTCTCAGGTTGTACTCATGGCTGCACAGCTGAAGAAGCCGAGGAGCTCAAACGGTTAAG GTATGCATATCCttggtggagagagaaagagatagtGTCTGAAGAGAAGAGGTCTCAAGGGCTGTGTCCTCTGACACCAGAGGAAAGTGCATTAATTTTGCAAGCATTGGGTATTAGCAAAGACACACAGATCTATATTGCAGCTGGTGAGATTTATGGCAGGGACAGGAGACTTGCACCGCTAAGAGCTGCGTTTCCCCGAATT GTTAAGAAGGAAACTCTTCTCGCACCAGAGGAATTGCAACAATTTCAGAATCATTCATCTCAAATGGCTGCTTTGGATTTTATGGTTGCGGTAGCCAGTAATACTTTTGTCCCTACCTATGATGGAAACATGGCGAAGCTTGTTGAAGGTCACCGTAG GTATCTTGGTTTTAAAAAAAGCATCTTGCTAGATCGGAAAAAACTTGTCGAGTTATTAGACATGCATTTAAATGGGACTCTTTCGTGGAATGGGTTTGCACTTGCTGTAAGATCCGTTCATGAGAGAAGAATGGGACAGCCAACTCAGCGAACAGTTATCCCAGAGAAGCCAAAGGAGGAGGACTATTTTTATGCAAATCCTCAGGAGTGCCTCTGCATGGGAACGAATTGTGATGACTTGCTTAGCCGTGGTAACTTAAGTAAACCTAGGTGA
- the LOC133713074 gene encoding B3 domain-containing protein Os03g0622200-like isoform X2, producing MGSCSRRREDEDSEFPGFYKCVDYSVLLKGKLKIPRDFCENFEGKMPQQCRLQTLSGTWHVDVKNISGEFFLKKGWKEFVVGNRLKLGECVVFDYIGHAKFYVEIYGHNHCSKSSKAMRSERLLDDDSDDHNVVFVDLDSDSEPRNSEISLESETECPRKSGYGKKLSRRGRAGNSATIRRFRNPCFSVKMCQTHVTKGPLLTPRSFMRNIHKPKKVKLQVGDMAWDVNWIHPYQQSSRFSGGWLHFASQNRLQEGDFCDFELISKTIEVAVMKVSIRKM from the exons ATGGGTTCTTGCAGCAGAAGAAGAGAGGATGAAGACTCTGAATTTCCAGGCTTCTACAAGTGTGTTGATTATTCTGTTCTTCTAAAGGGGAAGCTT AAAATCCCCCGAGATTTTTGCGAGAACTTTGAAGGAAAGATGCCTCAGCAGTGCCGTCTTCAGACTCTTTCTGGAACTTGGCATGTTGATGTGAAAAATATTAGCGGGGAGTTCTTCTTGAAAAAGGGCTGGAAGGAATTTGTTGTGGGAAATCGTTTGAAGCTAGGTGAATGTGTAGTCTTTGATTACATTGGACATGCAAAGTTCTATGTTGAGATCTATGGACACAATCACTGCAGCAAGAGTTCAAAGGCAATGAGAAGTGAGAGGCTTCTTGATGATGACTCTGATGATCATAATGTTGTTTTTGTTGACTTGGATTCTGATTCTGAACCTCGAAACAGTGAAATCAGCTTGGAGTCTGAAACTGAGTGTCCTA GGAAATCAGGTTATGGAAAAAAATTGTCAAGGAGAGGTAGAGCTGGTAACTCAGCCACCATAAGACGTTTTCGTAATCCTTGCTTCAGTGTTAAGATGTGCCAAACTCATGTGACCAAGGGACCACTG CTCACACCAAGGAGCTTCATGAGGAACATACATAAGCCAAAGAAAGTCAAGCTTCAAGTTGGAGACATGGCCTGGGATGTGAATTGGATCCATCCTTACCAGCAATCTAGCAGGTTCAGTGGAGGTTGGCTACACTTTGCTAGCCAGAACAGGTTGCAAGAGGGAGATTTCTGTGACTTTGAGCTGATTTCAAAGACAATTGAGGTAGCAGTGATGAAGGTTTCTATTAGGAAAATGTAG
- the LOC133713074 gene encoding B3 domain-containing protein Os03g0622200-like isoform X1, with protein sequence MTIAKLIPTPKRKASKANSLMGSCSRRREDEDSEFPGFYKCVDYSVLLKGKLKIPRDFCENFEGKMPQQCRLQTLSGTWHVDVKNISGEFFLKKGWKEFVVGNRLKLGECVVFDYIGHAKFYVEIYGHNHCSKSSKAMRSERLLDDDSDDHNVVFVDLDSDSEPRNSEISLESETECPRKSGYGKKLSRRGRAGNSATIRRFRNPCFSVKMCQTHVTKGPLLTPRSFMRNIHKPKKVKLQVGDMAWDVNWIHPYQQSSRFSGGWLHFASQNRLQEGDFCDFELISKTIEVAVMKVSIRKM encoded by the exons ATGACTA TAGCAAAGCTTATTCCAACCCCAAAAAGAAAAGCTAGCAAAGCCAACTCTCTGATGGGTTCTTGCAGCAGAAGAAGAGAGGATGAAGACTCTGAATTTCCAGGCTTCTACAAGTGTGTTGATTATTCTGTTCTTCTAAAGGGGAAGCTT AAAATCCCCCGAGATTTTTGCGAGAACTTTGAAGGAAAGATGCCTCAGCAGTGCCGTCTTCAGACTCTTTCTGGAACTTGGCATGTTGATGTGAAAAATATTAGCGGGGAGTTCTTCTTGAAAAAGGGCTGGAAGGAATTTGTTGTGGGAAATCGTTTGAAGCTAGGTGAATGTGTAGTCTTTGATTACATTGGACATGCAAAGTTCTATGTTGAGATCTATGGACACAATCACTGCAGCAAGAGTTCAAAGGCAATGAGAAGTGAGAGGCTTCTTGATGATGACTCTGATGATCATAATGTTGTTTTTGTTGACTTGGATTCTGATTCTGAACCTCGAAACAGTGAAATCAGCTTGGAGTCTGAAACTGAGTGTCCTA GGAAATCAGGTTATGGAAAAAAATTGTCAAGGAGAGGTAGAGCTGGTAACTCAGCCACCATAAGACGTTTTCGTAATCCTTGCTTCAGTGTTAAGATGTGCCAAACTCATGTGACCAAGGGACCACTG CTCACACCAAGGAGCTTCATGAGGAACATACATAAGCCAAAGAAAGTCAAGCTTCAAGTTGGAGACATGGCCTGGGATGTGAATTGGATCCATCCTTACCAGCAATCTAGCAGGTTCAGTGGAGGTTGGCTACACTTTGCTAGCCAGAACAGGTTGCAAGAGGGAGATTTCTGTGACTTTGAGCTGATTTCAAAGACAATTGAGGTAGCAGTGATGAAGGTTTCTATTAGGAAAATGTAG
- the LOC133709676 gene encoding transmembrane emp24 domain-containing protein p24delta9-like produces MVELRLLVAAAVILGFLFSTSQSIRFELQSGHTKCIVEDMKANAMTVGKYSVVNPDEGQPLPPSHKLTVRVTSSYGNSHHYSELVESGQFAFQAVEAGDYMACFWAPDHKPPTTLTIEFDWKTGVAAKDWSNVAKKGSVDVMELELKKLFDTVTSIHEEMTYLREREEEMQDLNIATNSKMAWLSFLSLFICLSVAGLQWWHLKTFFQKKKLI; encoded by the exons ATGGTTGAATTGCGTTTACTGGTTGCTGCTGCTGTGATCCTAGGGTTTCTATTCTCCACATCCCAATCTATCCGCTTCGAGCTCCAATCGGGTCACACCAAATGCATCGTCGAAGACATGAAGGCCAATGCCATGACCGTCGGAAAGTACTCCGTCGTCAACCCCGACGAAGGCCAGCCCCTGCCGCCCTCACACAAGCTCACCGTTAGG GTGACTTCGAGCTATGGGAATAGCCATCACTACTCGGAGCTTGTGGAATCGGGTCAGTTTGCTTTTCAGGCGGTGGAGGCCGGCGATTACATGGCGTGTTTCTGGGCGCCCGATCACAAGCCCCCGACCACGTTGACCATTGAGTTTGATTGGAAGACGGGTGTGGCGGCCAAGGACTGGTCCAATGTGGCCAAGAAAGGCTCTGTTGAT GTCATGGAATTAGAGCTTAAGAAGTTGTTCGACACTGTTACTTCAATTCACGAGGAGATGACCTACCTCCGTGAACG GGAAGAAGAAATGCAGGATCTTAATATAGCAACCAACTCCAAAATGGCCTGGTTGAGTTTTCTTTCGCTTTTTATTTGCTTATCGGTGGCAGGTTTGCAATGGTGGCACTTGAAGACCTTTTTCCAGAAAAAGAAGCTTATTTGA
- the LOC133709250 gene encoding serine/threonine-protein kinase VIK isoform X2, with protein MSSSSDSSGAKPCAATADKDKQKEKARVSRTSLILWHAHHNDAVAVRKLLEEDRALVHARDYDNRTPLHVASLHGWIDVAKCLIEYGADVNAQDRWKNTPLADAEGAKKHTMIELLKSYGGLSYGQNGSHFEPKPVAPPLPNKCDWEIEPAELDFSGSVTIGKGSFGEILKAHWRGTPVAVKRILPSLSGDRLVIQDFRHEVNLLVKLRHPNIVQFLGAVTEKKPLMLITEYLRGGDLHQYLKEKGSLSPTTAVSFALDIARGMAYLHNEPNVIIHRDLKPRNVLLVNSSADHLKVGDFGLSKLIKVQNSHDVYKMTGETGSYRYMAPEVFKHRRYDKKVDVFSFAMILYEMLEGDPPLSNYEPYDAAKFVAEGHRPMFHGKGHTPELKELIEQCWSADMNQRPSFLEILKKLEKDVFFSTTISRKSHRN; from the exons ATGAGCTCCTCCTCCGACTCGTCGGGAGCTAAGCCGTGCGCGGCGACGGCCGACAAGGACAAGCAGAAGGAGAAGGCGAGAGTGAGCCGCACCTCCCTCATACTCTGGCACGCTCACCACAACGACGCCGTCGCAGTCCGCAAGCTTCTCGAGGAGGATCGCGCCCTCGTTCACGCCAGAGACTACGACAACCGCACTCCGCTCCACGTCGCCTCCCTCCACGGCTGGATCGACGTCGCCAAATGCCTCATCGAGTACGGCGCCGATGTCAACGCCCAGGATCGTTGGAAGAACact CCTCTAGCTGATGCCGAAGGAGCTAAGAAGCACACCATGATTGAGCTGTTGAAATCTTATGGTGGCTTGTCTTAT GGCCAAAATGGGAGCCATTTCGAACCGAAGCCGGTGGCGCCTCCTCTGCCAAACAAGTGTGATTGGGAAATTGAGCCTGCTGAGCTTGACTTCTCCGGATCAGTTACCATCGGGAAG GGCTCGTTTGGTGAGATTTTAAAAGCACATTGGCGTGGAACACCAGTAGCTGTCAAACGCATTCTTCCATCTCTTTCTGGTGATAGATTAGTGAT TCAGGACTTCCGGCATGAAGTAAATTTGCTAGTGAAGCTTCGCCACCCTAATATAGTCCAATTTCTTGGAGCTGTCACAGAGAAGAAGCCTCTTATGTTAATTACGGAGTATTTAAGAGGG GGAGATCTTCATCAGTACCTTAAGGAAAAGGGTTCACTTAGTCCTACAACAGCTGTCAGCTTTGCCTTGGACATTGCAAG AGGGATGGCTTATCTTCACAATGAGCCAAATGTTATAATTCATCGTGACCTAAAACCAAG GAATGTTCTTTTAGTCAATTCCAGTGCAGACCATCTCAAAGTTGGAGATTTTGGACTAAGCAAGCTCATCAAGGTTCAAAATTCTCATGATGTGTACAAAATGACTGGCGAAACTGGAAGTT ACCGATATATGGCTCCCGAAGTTTTTAAGCACCGGCGATATGATAAGAAGGTTGATGTGTTCTCTTTTGCAATGATACTGTATGAG ATGCTCGAAGGAGATCCACCACTTTCAAATTATGAGCCTTATGATGCAGCCAAATTTGTGGCAGAAGGACACAGGCCAATGTTTCATGGAAAAGGACACACCCCTGAACTGAAAGA GTTAATAGAGCAATGCTGGTCTGCTGACATGAACCAAAGACCTTCTTTCTTGGAAATTCTGAAAAAGCTTGAGAAG GATGTCTTTTTTTCAACAACCATATCCAGAAAATCTCATCGAAATTAA
- the LOC133709250 gene encoding serine/threonine-protein kinase VIK isoform X3, with translation MSSSSDSSGAKPCAATADKDKQKEKARVSRTSLILWHAHHNDAVAVRKLLEEDRALVHARDYDNRTPLHVASLHGWIDVAKCLIEYGADVNAQDRWKNTPLADAEGAKKHTMIELLKSYGGLSYGQNGSHFEPKPVAPPLPNKCDWEIEPAELDFSGSVTIGKGSFGEILKAHWRGTPVAVKRILPSLSGDRLVIQDFRHEVNLLVKLRHPNIVQFLGAVTEKKPLMLITEYLRGGDLHQYLKEKGSLSPTTAVSFALDIARGMAYLHNEPNVIIHRDLKPRNVLLVNSSADHLKVGDFGLSKLIKVQNSHDVYKMTGETGSYRYMAPEVFKHRRYDKKVDVFSFAMILYEMLEGDPPLSNYEPYDAAKFVAEGHRPMFHGKGHTPELKELIEQCWSADMNQRPSFLEILKKLEKVHS, from the exons ATGAGCTCCTCCTCCGACTCGTCGGGAGCTAAGCCGTGCGCGGCGACGGCCGACAAGGACAAGCAGAAGGAGAAGGCGAGAGTGAGCCGCACCTCCCTCATACTCTGGCACGCTCACCACAACGACGCCGTCGCAGTCCGCAAGCTTCTCGAGGAGGATCGCGCCCTCGTTCACGCCAGAGACTACGACAACCGCACTCCGCTCCACGTCGCCTCCCTCCACGGCTGGATCGACGTCGCCAAATGCCTCATCGAGTACGGCGCCGATGTCAACGCCCAGGATCGTTGGAAGAACact CCTCTAGCTGATGCCGAAGGAGCTAAGAAGCACACCATGATTGAGCTGTTGAAATCTTATGGTGGCTTGTCTTAT GGCCAAAATGGGAGCCATTTCGAACCGAAGCCGGTGGCGCCTCCTCTGCCAAACAAGTGTGATTGGGAAATTGAGCCTGCTGAGCTTGACTTCTCCGGATCAGTTACCATCGGGAAG GGCTCGTTTGGTGAGATTTTAAAAGCACATTGGCGTGGAACACCAGTAGCTGTCAAACGCATTCTTCCATCTCTTTCTGGTGATAGATTAGTGAT TCAGGACTTCCGGCATGAAGTAAATTTGCTAGTGAAGCTTCGCCACCCTAATATAGTCCAATTTCTTGGAGCTGTCACAGAGAAGAAGCCTCTTATGTTAATTACGGAGTATTTAAGAGGG GGAGATCTTCATCAGTACCTTAAGGAAAAGGGTTCACTTAGTCCTACAACAGCTGTCAGCTTTGCCTTGGACATTGCAAG AGGGATGGCTTATCTTCACAATGAGCCAAATGTTATAATTCATCGTGACCTAAAACCAAG GAATGTTCTTTTAGTCAATTCCAGTGCAGACCATCTCAAAGTTGGAGATTTTGGACTAAGCAAGCTCATCAAGGTTCAAAATTCTCATGATGTGTACAAAATGACTGGCGAAACTGGAAGTT ACCGATATATGGCTCCCGAAGTTTTTAAGCACCGGCGATATGATAAGAAGGTTGATGTGTTCTCTTTTGCAATGATACTGTATGAG ATGCTCGAAGGAGATCCACCACTTTCAAATTATGAGCCTTATGATGCAGCCAAATTTGTGGCAGAAGGACACAGGCCAATGTTTCATGGAAAAGGACACACCCCTGAACTGAAAGA GTTAATAGAGCAATGCTGGTCTGCTGACATGAACCAAAGACCTTCTTTCTTGGAAATTCTGAAAAAGCTTGAGAAG GTACATAGTTGA
- the LOC133709250 gene encoding serine/threonine-protein kinase VIK isoform X1 produces MSSSSDSSGAKPCAATADKDKQKEKARVSRTSLILWHAHHNDAVAVRKLLEEDRALVHARDYDNRTPLHVASLHGWIDVAKCLIEYGADVNAQDRWKNTPLADAEGAKKHTMIELLKSYGGLSYGQNGSHFEPKPVAPPLPNKCDWEIEPAELDFSGSVTIGKGSFGEILKAHWRGTPVAVKRILPSLSGDRLVIQDFRHEVNLLVKLRHPNIVQFLGAVTEKKPLMLITEYLRGGDLHQYLKEKGSLSPTTAVSFALDIARGMAYLHNEPNVIIHRDLKPRNVLLVNSSADHLKVGDFGLSKLIKVQNSHDVYKMTGETGSYRYMAPEVFKHRRYDKKVDVFSFAMILYEMLEGDPPLSNYEPYDAAKFVAEGHRPMFHGKGHTPELKELIEQCWSADMNQRPSFLEILKKLEKVKENLQTDHHWHIFNT; encoded by the exons ATGAGCTCCTCCTCCGACTCGTCGGGAGCTAAGCCGTGCGCGGCGACGGCCGACAAGGACAAGCAGAAGGAGAAGGCGAGAGTGAGCCGCACCTCCCTCATACTCTGGCACGCTCACCACAACGACGCCGTCGCAGTCCGCAAGCTTCTCGAGGAGGATCGCGCCCTCGTTCACGCCAGAGACTACGACAACCGCACTCCGCTCCACGTCGCCTCCCTCCACGGCTGGATCGACGTCGCCAAATGCCTCATCGAGTACGGCGCCGATGTCAACGCCCAGGATCGTTGGAAGAACact CCTCTAGCTGATGCCGAAGGAGCTAAGAAGCACACCATGATTGAGCTGTTGAAATCTTATGGTGGCTTGTCTTAT GGCCAAAATGGGAGCCATTTCGAACCGAAGCCGGTGGCGCCTCCTCTGCCAAACAAGTGTGATTGGGAAATTGAGCCTGCTGAGCTTGACTTCTCCGGATCAGTTACCATCGGGAAG GGCTCGTTTGGTGAGATTTTAAAAGCACATTGGCGTGGAACACCAGTAGCTGTCAAACGCATTCTTCCATCTCTTTCTGGTGATAGATTAGTGAT TCAGGACTTCCGGCATGAAGTAAATTTGCTAGTGAAGCTTCGCCACCCTAATATAGTCCAATTTCTTGGAGCTGTCACAGAGAAGAAGCCTCTTATGTTAATTACGGAGTATTTAAGAGGG GGAGATCTTCATCAGTACCTTAAGGAAAAGGGTTCACTTAGTCCTACAACAGCTGTCAGCTTTGCCTTGGACATTGCAAG AGGGATGGCTTATCTTCACAATGAGCCAAATGTTATAATTCATCGTGACCTAAAACCAAG GAATGTTCTTTTAGTCAATTCCAGTGCAGACCATCTCAAAGTTGGAGATTTTGGACTAAGCAAGCTCATCAAGGTTCAAAATTCTCATGATGTGTACAAAATGACTGGCGAAACTGGAAGTT ACCGATATATGGCTCCCGAAGTTTTTAAGCACCGGCGATATGATAAGAAGGTTGATGTGTTCTCTTTTGCAATGATACTGTATGAG ATGCTCGAAGGAGATCCACCACTTTCAAATTATGAGCCTTATGATGCAGCCAAATTTGTGGCAGAAGGACACAGGCCAATGTTTCATGGAAAAGGACACACCCCTGAACTGAAAGA GTTAATAGAGCAATGCTGGTCTGCTGACATGAACCAAAGACCTTCTTTCTTGGAAATTCTGAAAAAGCTTGAGAAGGTAAAGGAAAATCTTCAAACAGATCATCACTGGCACATATTCAATACATAA
- the LOC133709251 gene encoding uncharacterized protein LOC133709251: MDSLSSVSPSIILPPTANPLRPRRRRMSFSPVSLRNRNLCLYSVFRVPRSPDLSRRRFGLREASCRSAGGGGGGAGANQEEEDSDDESEQVERALHLDGSIPSTSDEFVKRVSSRAYDMRRHLQQTFDSSSYDVLEANPWRETSKPVYVLTQRENQLCTMKTRRNVSEVERELGQLFSKGGKWNQAKQPRNGNKFQMLVEDIRDGVLVFEDANEAVKYCDLLQGGGQGCEGVAEIEASSVFALCQKMRGLAVLFRRGRKPPLPQSLELNLRARKRSLEDQQD; this comes from the exons ATGGATTCCCTCTCATCGGTTTCGCCCTCCATAATCCTCCCTCCGACCGCCAACCCTCTCCGTCCGCGGCGCCGCCGGATGAGTTTCTCTCCGGTCAGCCTACGCAACCGCAACCTCTGCCTGTACTCTGTTTTCCGAGTGCCGCGCTCTCCCGATCTCTCCAGAAGGCGGTTCGGTCTCAGAGAAGCTTCCTGCAGGTCggccggcggcggcggaggaggagctGGGGCAAATCAGGAGGAAGAGGATTCCGACGACGAAAGTGAGCAGGTGGAGAGGGCCCTTCACCTCGACGGCAGTATTCCTTCTACTTCCGATGAGTTTGTGAAGCGCGTGTCCTCACGCGCTTACGATATGCGGCGGCACCTCCAGCAGACCTTCGATAGCAGCAGCTATGATG TGTTGGAGGCTAATCCTTGGAGAGAAACTTCCAAGCCTGTATATGTATTAACTCAGAGGGAGAACCAGCTGTGCACAATGAAAACACGAAGAAATGTCAG TGAAGTTGAAAGGGAGCTTGGGCAATTGTTTTCCAAAGGAGGAAAGTGGAACCAAGCTAAACAGCCCAGAAATGGTAACAAGTTCCAGATGCTTGTTGAGGATATTAGGGATGGCGTGCTT GTTTTCGAGGATGCAAATGAAGCAGTGAAGTACTGTGATTTGTTGCAAGGAGGCGGCCAAGGTTGTGAAGGTGTTGCAGAAATAGAGGCCTCATCA GTATTTGCTCTGTGCCAGAAAATGAGAGGTCTAGCGGTTCTGTTTCGTCGCGGAAGAAAGCCTCCGTTGCCTCAGAGCTTGGAGCTCAACCTTAGGGCCAGGAAGCGCTCCCTTGAAGACCAACAAGACTAA